A genomic window from Tolypothrix sp. PCC 7910 includes:
- a CDS encoding TIGR02281 family clan AA aspartic protease, translating to MLQSFLSRATLICLTGALAVLGVACSKDKQTTVTVDQKQPQLADKIAASPFVEASPLSNPEPQPPSSPAVQLNSFELALDKAAGAMTISQSAQSPGDWKLVASQFQDAIALMKNVQQESPNFTVAQIKISEYQRQIQYALDKATPKSIAPIAVQPPQKAPQRVVVVVPSARRITPQSTQPLSPLVAKSQPAVQSVLMPSAQITDNQAVFVAPIKRRIGGTPIIDVTFNGDRKFEMIVDTGASGTVITQNMANALGVVPVGRTKANTASSKQVEFTIGYVDSMAAAGVSVNKVAVAIAGSDLETGLLGHDFFGNYDVTIKRNVVEFRPQSRADANSSENELTVPISPKERHYLGSP from the coding sequence ATGCTTCAGTCTTTTTTATCCCGTGCAACCCTGATTTGTTTAACAGGTGCGCTAGCGGTTTTGGGTGTTGCCTGTAGTAAAGACAAACAGACCACTGTGACTGTTGACCAAAAGCAACCTCAGCTTGCGGACAAGATAGCAGCATCGCCTTTTGTCGAAGCTTCACCTTTATCCAACCCAGAACCACAGCCACCGTCTTCGCCTGCTGTTCAATTGAATTCTTTTGAATTGGCGCTGGACAAAGCCGCAGGTGCGATGACGATTAGCCAATCTGCCCAATCTCCTGGTGATTGGAAATTGGTAGCAAGTCAGTTTCAGGATGCGATCGCGCTGATGAAAAATGTGCAGCAAGAAAGTCCTAATTTCACGGTCGCGCAAATCAAAATCTCGGAATACCAGCGCCAAATTCAGTACGCTTTGGATAAAGCTACACCCAAATCTATTGCGCCAATTGCGGTACAACCACCTCAAAAGGCTCCTCAACGGGTAGTGGTTGTAGTTCCATCTGCAAGAAGAATCACGCCTCAGTCTACTCAACCTTTATCTCCACTGGTGGCAAAATCACAGCCTGCAGTGCAATCTGTATTGATGCCATCGGCACAAATTACTGACAATCAAGCTGTATTTGTGGCCCCAATCAAACGCCGCATCGGGGGGACACCAATTATTGATGTCACCTTCAATGGCGATCGCAAATTCGAGATGATTGTGGATACAGGGGCTAGCGGGACTGTGATCACCCAAAACATGGCAAATGCTTTGGGTGTAGTGCCAGTAGGTAGAACCAAAGCCAACACAGCCAGTTCTAAGCAAGTAGAATTTACTATCGGCTACGTTGACTCAATGGCTGCGGCTGGGGTCAGTGTGAATAAAGTAGCCGTGGCGATCGCAGGCTCAGATTTAGAAACTGGACTGCTGGGACACGACTTTTTTGGCAATTATGATGTCACCATCAAGCGCAATGTCGTGGAATTTCGCCCGCAATCGCGTGCTGATGCTAATTCTTCAGAAAATGAACTAACTGTTCCAATTTCACCCAAGGAGCGCCACTATTTAGGATCTCCTTAG
- the trpD gene encoding anthranilate phosphoribosyltransferase, which produces MTTFPISTPEISTSWYLLLQQLIDGESLSRTQAADLMQGWLSESVPPELSGAILTALNFKGVSADELTGMAEVLQSQSKMGTGNPNSNPQSLTPLIDTCGTGGDGSSTFNISTAVAFVAAAYGVPVAKHGNRSASSLTGSADVLEALGVNLGAASEKVQAAVKEVGITFLFAPGWHPALKAVATLRRTLKVRTVFNLLGPLVNPLNPTGQVVGLYTPKLLATVAQALQKLGKQKAIVVHGREKLDEAGLGDITDLAVLSDGEVQLTTVNPEEVGLTPATIGTLRGGDVQENAEILKAVLQGKGTQAQQDAVALNTSLALQVAGAIPLLDHAQGIKLAKEILNSGAPWVKLEQLVHFLKN; this is translated from the coding sequence ATGACAACTTTCCCCATCTCCACGCCAGAAATCTCAACAAGCTGGTATCTCTTGCTGCAACAGTTAATCGATGGAGAATCTTTATCCCGCACTCAAGCTGCGGACTTGATGCAAGGCTGGCTAAGTGAATCTGTTCCGCCTGAATTATCGGGAGCAATTTTAACAGCGCTGAACTTTAAAGGCGTTTCTGCTGACGAATTAACAGGTATGGCGGAAGTACTACAATCTCAATCAAAAATGGGGACTGGGAACCCGAACTCTAATCCCCAATCCCTAACTCCTCTCATTGATACCTGTGGTACTGGTGGAGATGGTTCGTCAACTTTTAATATTTCCACTGCGGTTGCTTTTGTGGCTGCTGCTTATGGTGTACCTGTGGCTAAACATGGTAACCGTTCGGCATCAAGTCTCACAGGAAGCGCCGATGTGTTAGAAGCTTTGGGCGTAAATCTTGGTGCTGCTAGCGAAAAAGTCCAAGCCGCAGTTAAAGAAGTGGGGATCACTTTTCTGTTTGCCCCTGGTTGGCATCCCGCACTCAAAGCTGTGGCGACATTGCGGCGGACTCTTAAAGTAAGAACAGTTTTCAACTTACTTGGGCCTTTAGTCAATCCTTTAAATCCAACTGGACAAGTAGTAGGGTTATATACTCCTAAACTTTTGGCAACGGTTGCCCAAGCTTTACAAAAGTTGGGTAAGCAAAAGGCAATTGTTGTACATGGAAGAGAAAAATTGGATGAAGCGGGGTTAGGAGATATAACAGATTTGGCAGTTTTATCTGATGGTGAAGTGCAGTTAACTACTGTTAATCCCGAAGAGGTGGGTTTAACGCCTGCAACAATAGGCACACTTAGAGGTGGAGATGTGCAAGAAAATGCGGAGATTTTAAAAGCTGTACTACAAGGCAAGGGAACTCAAGCGCAACAAGATGCTGTAGCGTTAAATACTTCATTGGCGCTACAAGTTGCGGGTGCGATCCCACTGCTAGACCATGCCCAAGGAATTAAGCTAGCTAAGGAGATCCTAAATAGTGGCGCTCCTTGGGTGAAATTGGAACAGTTAGTTCATTTTCTGAAGAATTAG